Within Paenibacillus sabinae T27, the genomic segment ATATACAATCCTCCTGTTCCCTGTGGCCCAAGCAGACCTTTATGCCCGGGAAAGGCAAGAAGATCGATATTCATCTGTTTCACATCGATATCTACCGAGCCGGCACTTTGGGCGGCATCAACCAAGAACACAGCTCTATGTCTCTTGGCAATGTCCCCGATTTCGCCAATGGGCAGAATGCTTCCGAGCAGATTGGAGCTATGGCTGCAAATGACCATTCGGGTGTTGCTCTTGAATGTCTGCTCCAATTCCCGCAGATCCAGCTGCCCTTCCGCGTCCACTTTTAAATAATCAACTTCAATACCTTTCGTTCTCCGCAGATACTCTAAAGGGCGCCGAACTGAATTATGTTCCGTCATGGTGGAGATGACATGATCCCCTTCGCGAAGTGTCCCTTGAATGGCCATATTAAGTGACATCGTTGTATTATGTGTAAACGCGATATCCTGAGCATTGGCGACCGCGAACAGTTCAGCAAGCGCCGCCCGAGCACGGATTAACATTCTCCCTGTACCGATTGCCATAGAGTGATTCCCTCTTCCGGCATTGGCTCCCGCATGCTGCAGTGCATCCATCATCGCTTGCACAACTTCCGGTGGCTTCGGCCACGAGGTCGCCGCATGATCCAAATAGACAAGCTCCTTCAATTTCAAGCCCCCTTTTCTCATAGCATCCGCTTTTTCGTGCAAAAAACATATCCATTGTTATCCTTTTCGGATAGACCAGGATATGTTTTCCATGTGCTTGATTAATTTCCGAGCAGTTCTAGGAGGCGTTCCAAATCCTGAGCACTGTAATAGTTCAACTCAATCTTACCTTTATCTTTCCCCTGTTTAATCTTTACGGTTGTTTTGAATCGCTCCCGCAAAGTTTCTTCCACACTATCAATGTAAGGATCGCGTTTAACCGTTTTAGCTTTGGCTGCCCCTGCCGGTTTGCGATCCAAATTTTTCACCGCTTCTTCCAGCTCTCGTACACTCCACTGTTGATCGACACATTGCTGTGCCAACTGCTTGATCAGCTCCGGCTCCTTCAATCCAACAATCGCCCGTGCATGCCCCATGGAAATTGTTCCACGTGAAACAAAATCCTTCACTTCTTCCGGCAGCGTCAACAGCCGCAGAAAATTCGCAATATGAGAGCGTGATTTGCCGACCTTTAAAGAAAGCTCTTCTTGTGTAAGTGAGAACTGATCCATCAGCCCCTGATAGGCTACGGCTACTTCCATGGCATTCAAATTCTCGCGCTGCAGATTTTCAATTAATGCAATTTCCATAACCTGCTGGTCGGTAAAGCTGCGAACCACCGCCGGAATCGTTGCTTTGCCGCAGTATTGGGATGCGCGGAATCGGCGTTCACCGGCAATGATTTCATATCCTTTAACGACACTGCGTACAATGATCGGCTGAATCACGCCATGCTGACGAATGGATTCGGCCAATTCCTGAATGCTCTCTTCATTAAAATCTTTGCGCGGCTGGTAAGGATTGGCACGCAGCTGAGAAAGAGGGATTTCGACTACTTTATCGTCTTCGTTAATGGACAAGGAAGGGATTAAGGCATCCAATCCTTTTCCCAAACGCTTACTCATAAGATACCACTTCCTTTGCCAACTCGGTATACACTTCCGCTCCCTTGGAACGCGGATCGTAAGTAATGATGGATTGTCCATGAGATGGGGCTTCACTCAATCTGATGTTGCGAGGGATAATCGTCCGATACACTTTTTCCTGAAAATATTTTTTAACTTCTTCAATGACCTGAATGCCCAGATTGGTCCGCGCATCCAGCATTGTCAGAAGGACGCCTTCAATTCTTAAATGAGGATTCAAGTTTTTCTGAACCAGTCTAACGGTATTCAACAGCTGACTCAAACCTTCAAGCGCATAATACTCGCATTGAATCGGAATGATAACCGAATCGGCCGCTGTCAGTGAGTTGATGGTAAGGATACCCAAAGATGGCGGGCAATCAATAATAATGTAATCATATTGCTGTTTCACCAGTCCAAGCGCCTTCTTTAGCCGCAGCTCTCTGGAAATGGTGGATACCAATTCAATTTCCGCACCTGCCAGTTGAATCGTTGCCGGGATAATATGCAGACCGTCGATCTTCGTCTCCAGGATGGCTTCATGCGGGGCAATTTCATCAATCAAAATGTTATAAATGCAGTTTTCCACATCTGCTTTGTTTATGCCAACACCGCTTGTGGTGTTTCCCTGTGGGTCAATGTCAACAAGCAGTACCCTTTTGCCCAAAGTAGCCAAACCGGCACCCAGGTTTACAGAAGTCGTTGTTTTACCGACACCGCCTTTTTGATTTGCTATGGCAATAATTTTGGACACTTAATTCACCTCGAATAGTTAGGAAGAATCTTGTAGTCGTTCTAAGATGAGGAGCTGTTGCGGCTCTGCTCATGCTTGTGACAACTCACGGGATTAGCCGCAGAAAAGGCGGCCAATCACCTCAGGGCCGCCTTCAGCTTTGCAACACTTTATTTTTTTGGAATTTGAATCAAAATCTCATAATGGTCGCCGCGGTCATTCTCGGAGGTCTTAATTTCCATGCCGGAGCCGGTGACCATTTCTATGGATTGGCGAATCGTATTCAGGGCCAATCGTACATCCTTCGTATAAGAAATGCGTTTCGCTTTCTTGATCTTGGATGCTTCCTTATAAAAAGCGATGCGCGCTTCGGTCTGCTTGACGTTCAATCCCTTGGAAATAATCTCTCCAAGAACCTTAAGCTGCATTTCTTCGCTATCGAGCGACAATAGGGATCGCGCATGCCTTTCCGTGATTTTTCGTTCCATCAAAGCCGCTTTAACCTCTTCCGGCAGCTGAAGAAGCCGGATTTTGTTGGCAATGGTGGATTGGCTTTTACCGAGACGCTGCGCGAGACTCTCCTGGGTCAACTGGTGCAAATCGATCAGCTTCTGATATGCGATCGCTTCTTCGATGGAAGTGAGTCCTTCGCGCTGTAAATTTTCGATGAGTGCAATCGAGGCTGCCTGCGAGTTGTTGAAATCCCGGATGATTGCTGGAATGCTCTCCATCCCCAATTTCTTAACCGCCCGCCAGCGACGTTCCCCCGCTATGATCTCATATTGAGAATCCTTCATGCGGACGACAATCGGTTGAATAACTCCGTGGGTCTTAATCGTCTGGCATAGCTCATCGATCTTCTCATCATCAAAAATCGTTCGTGGCTGATAAGGACTGCTGATGACTTCATTGACCGGGATTTGTTTAATCTCTTCTCCGCTGCTTCGTTCGGTAAATCCAAACAGTCTGGTGAATTGTTCTTTCATTCCGTTCATTACCACCTAATTTCGTTATAGTACGATCCTAGACCAATTCCCGGAAAAACAATCGTACAAGCTATTCCTAATGTATGCGGTACAGGCACAGCCCAGCTCTATGTCGGCGAAACGATCCTCTTGCCGGTCCCGTTAATGTGGGATTCCCAAAAGGCCAGTCGGTCCTGCGTCATATGCTGCAAGAATGAAAAAACATTTGAACGTGCCTATACGGCGCTTGGGGCACCGCAATGTTACTATATTATTCTATCACTTTTCCGCCCATAATCCTATTCTTCGTGTAGACCTATTTTTCCGTTTTTATCGTGAAAGCTCTCTGTGAGAAAATGCAAAACGGCGCTTTTTCAATGTCGGCACAATAGCGAGTTGACCATCCATAAATCCGCAGTGTTGAATTATAAATGGACCTGATTATATCAGATCGACATTAAAATCTATTGAGCCATAAGAAGAAACGGCTTCGCCGTCCTCTGGAAGAGGAAGGCATCCGTCTCTCGTAAAAATATCAGGCTAAGGATAAGCGCGAAGCTTATACTTTCTGATATTTGAAAAAAACCGCCTTCCCATAGGAAGACGGCTTGAATCGATGCTGACAACGTAGTTTCCAAATGTTTCACGTGAAACATTCAGACAAGGGGTGTTTTGGCAGGTATACCCGCTTTTCGCGGATACTTAGCGGGTGTTGCTCCCGTTTTGCGGA encodes:
- a CDS encoding aminotransferase class V-fold PLP-dependent enzyme, whose translation is MKELVYLDHAATSWPKPPEVVQAMMDALQHAGANAGRGNHSMAIGTGRMLIRARAALAELFAVANAQDIAFTHNTTMSLNMAIQGTLREGDHVISTMTEHNSVRRPLEYLRRTKGIEVDYLKVDAEGQLDLRELEQTFKSNTRMVICSHSSNLLGSILPIGEIGDIAKRHRAVFLVDAAQSAGSVDIDVKQMNIDLLAFPGHKGLLGPQGTGGLYISPDLDLEPLMHGGTGSQSEYSEQPNVRPDKYEAGTQNTVGIAGLLAGVQKVKSLGTEYIWSHEWGLIQTLMEGMGSIPGIRFLGPSIGSPRTGLLSFVIEGEESAQIAHRLDREYGIAVRAGMHCTPLAHKSAGTIESGAVRASVGVDTTEQDVGMMLHAMRELYGKR
- a CDS encoding ParB/RepB/Spo0J family partition protein; the protein is MSKRLGKGLDALIPSLSINEDDKVVEIPLSQLRANPYQPRKDFNEESIQELAESIRQHGVIQPIIVRSVVKGYEIIAGERRFRASQYCGKATIPAVVRSFTDQQVMEIALIENLQRENLNAMEVAVAYQGLMDQFSLTQEELSLKVGKSRSHIANFLRLLTLPEEVKDFVSRGTISMGHARAIVGLKEPELIKQLAQQCVDQQWSVRELEEAVKNLDRKPAGAAKAKTVKRDPYIDSVEETLRERFKTTVKIKQGKDKGKIELNYYSAQDLERLLELLGN
- a CDS encoding ParA family protein, translated to MSKIIAIANQKGGVGKTTTSVNLGAGLATLGKRVLLVDIDPQGNTTSGVGINKADVENCIYNILIDEIAPHEAILETKIDGLHIIPATIQLAGAEIELVSTISRELRLKKALGLVKQQYDYIIIDCPPSLGILTINSLTAADSVIIPIQCEYYALEGLSQLLNTVRLVQKNLNPHLRIEGVLLTMLDARTNLGIQVIEEVKKYFQEKVYRTIIPRNIRLSEAPSHGQSIITYDPRSKGAEVYTELAKEVVSYE
- the noc gene encoding nucleoid occlusion protein is translated as MKEQFTRLFGFTERSSGEEIKQIPVNEVISSPYQPRTIFDDEKIDELCQTIKTHGVIQPIVVRMKDSQYEIIAGERRWRAVKKLGMESIPAIIRDFNNSQAASIALIENLQREGLTSIEEAIAYQKLIDLHQLTQESLAQRLGKSQSTIANKIRLLQLPEEVKAALMERKITERHARSLLSLDSEEMQLKVLGEIISKGLNVKQTEARIAFYKEASKIKKAKRISYTKDVRLALNTIRQSIEMVTGSGMEIKTSENDRGDHYEILIQIPKK